ATGGAGCAACAGGAATGGgtgatatatatgtactCAAAGAATACAAACAAATTGGAATTTCAATTATAGTTCTTTTAATACCCATTGCTTTGGGTATTATGTATaaggtaaataaaaataaaattatgaagtatacaatttttaaaatatttccttagcataaaatattatatatttttcataattttacGTTAGTATTTGTCATATGGATGGAGAAAAGaattgaagaaaaaaaaaaacatgaaaaAGGTTATAAATTCAATTGGAGGAAAAAGACCGGtccaaataattataactTCATCGAGtcataaaaaacaaactaAAAAATCTATAAATTCCGTTCATAGGAAAAAACCtccattattaaatatatacaaacttGTGCAGGCTGATCCTAtaccatttattaatttattttttttgttaattttttttgtctataaaagaaaatacgattttttggaattataaatttaattaataactTCTATTTTGGGATTAATATTCCATGAACCTTATTTTAAAACTcgatataattattaaaaattataaataagtaaattagtttattactattattataggTAAATGAACTCATaagtataattaaaaaatatacttatataattataatacgaaattatatattattataatatatatataaagatgaTGTTGTTAGAATGGTTCACTtaattttcaattatatatttatataattctaagaataaaaacattactaaaataatgaatgaataaaaaatatatttttataaaattacttattatttaaaaaattaatagtaatatttttaaaaaatataataattgcCCCCCTTAAATCCTTGTTATATGCTACATACAATTgttttctataaatattcgataaaaaaaaatatatatatatttctaacAAAggtatataaacatatgtGTTATTGATTGAATGATAAATCAATAACATATAAGAGTGCATTACAAATGTATCAATGTTACATATATTGttaatgataaatttgGGGATATACggctttatattttaaaagacTGGATCAATGGAAAAAGGGTTAAAGActcaattatattaaatgtcttttattattccatATTTTCACGTACTATATTATCAGTTTTTAGTGAATTgcaactttttaaatttaaaatatcattattttatcttaagatttttaataaattacttggatcatatatattgataACTATAACAatagaatatatatgatataatgAGCAATGCATAACATTTAGcgaatattatatatataaaaagagcaaatatattttattttatcctCTCAAAGTGGAATATAACAATCTAattacacatatttttttatcatggtttaaaatttacatcaatacttatttatgcattatatatttaatatttactaagtattatttaaaaaataatatgtatttaaaGACTTATTTAACCTTATAAACAGCTCAATAAATACGTTTTCAGTACTAATTTGTGTTTTAAACCATAGGAAAGATgctcaaaatatattataaaatagcCCAATAAGGTATATTTCTAAATTGAAGTATATaggattaaaaataaagttattggatttattaaaattggtTATGaatttatctatattaaataaaaataatataaatttatgtaatttGAATAGAAAATGAAGCATGTAacttaatttaaaaatactatAATCTTAGAAACAACTATATAAAACTGTAATATGTCGTATTAAataactatttatatatttttaaggattatagtaataatagcattttttgtataaatgtatcatatatacatatggcAAAAGAATATTAAGCAACTCTCCATTTAAAGTAATTTAGATAATGCcataaaataagtatagGATGTTTAACGAAATATAATTGGTATGCAATGAACTTAAATAGATACAACAAATATTTacgtaatatatataaatattattacccCTCATAATCTCCAAATTATGGCAACTCCATGTTCTAATTTTAAGAATACggtatacaattttttaaataaaatattctctTAGCATGTgttttatatgttatatCGCCAATagattatattatttttcattttattagcatttatattaatacgttttttgtttaattcataaaatatatttgtagtaTTATgacatttataaaatcaatCACTATTTTTGGGAGAATGATAAAGGTCAATTAGTAGCTAATACAAAATGCAAAGATTTAATCCACAAATATTGTCATTACGGGAATCACTCAGGAAATGATAATTGTCGTGATTATTTAGAAATGACTAGTTCTAgtgttatttatttgctaAAACATTTAAAGGATAAGTATAAATTAGAATATGATAAACTTGCCGAATACGCTATTTTATGGTTAAGTTACAAactaaataaaagtaaaaaaaatacattcaAAAATCTAAATGAATTTTAtactaaatatattgaaaaaaatatgtgttatgataagaaaataacaaataatGATAGTATGACTTATAaggaaattataaatacaaaaaaagattTGATGGATATGaatattaaagaaatatctaaatttaatctcccatttaatatattattttatttgtattatgcAATTCATGATGAATATTGGGATTACACAGAATATCCGAAGTATGCTATAAATTTTGCTAATAAATTTGAAGAACTCAGTAAAAAttctaataatatagaaaacagttcatataataatttattatctaCATTATCAaatgattataataatttaaaaaatatatgtaatcaTGGTAGATGTACCAATTTTCCATCTCTTCCAAAAATAGAacctaaaaaaaattctgtAGAAGATCCTGTAGACATTTCTGAAAATCTTTCTGCAGTAAGTACTGAAGCTACATCATCAAGCTCGTCGATATTAAACACAGTAATTCCAGGTTTATCGACATTTTCTGTAATACCAGTTTTCTTGGGAGTTGCTTATAAGGTAAATAACAAGGAATTAAAaactataatatttaaattatatttttgtgatCTCTTATATGcgtttatcaaaaaatatataataattttcccatttttatattagtattcattatttggaATTGATAAACTATTTCAAAGACAatatttaagaaaaaattttaaaaaaataaagaagaaaatgaagcTTAATATATGATTCGAAGAATAGTGGTTAGTCCAGgaacaataataatgattgaTACATGTTAAGTAACTGTCTATTTGGAAACAAGTCATTTTTGACCATAATTTTGgatcataatttttgtgtctataagaatatttaaataatataatgaataaaatataaaattactatgcatattattgcATGTTTGCATTGTATTTTgcctattttttatatgattttatGTAGTGGGTCAGGGTTAAGGTTAAGTACCAcaatacattttatttgtataattttgaatgatttgataatatttattagtttaatgaattatcttaaacatatatagaCAAATTATAACAATTGAATTTGTGGTAATATAACTTAATGGTAAATGAGGTGAAATactcattttttgtatttattgttAATTTGTGGTTAATCATTTATGGGGCAATCGATCAAATGTCGGAATCGATATAGACAGATGATTTCAGAGGATCGatttgattttataaaataccGTCGATTTAAAtactttaatatttattatgagAAATTGTGGGGAAAATGGAagtaaagaaaaaacataaaaacaTTTGTAAATTTAGTTGATAAGAAAATggaattaattaatatagaGAATGTTATGCAGACTGATTTCCtccatttattaatttatttttttaattataaaagggaaaacattatttatatgataaatttgGGGATATATggctttatattttaaaaaattggatCGATCGAAAAGGgttaaaaattcaaaacaTGTTAAATATCTTTGTATTATTCCATATTAGCATGTGTTATATTATCAGTTCTTAGTAAATTgcaactttttaaatttaaaatagcattattttatcttagggtttttaataaaatacttGGATCATATACATTGATAActatagaaataaaatatatttctaaattgaagtatatgaataaaaataaagttattGAATACATTAAAATCGGGCATGAAATTATCtatattaaatacaaataatataaatttatttaatttgaaTAGAAAATGGAGCATGTAacttaatttaaaaatattataattttagaaaaatatatattataaaaaacaacTATATAAAACTGTAATATATCGTATTAAataactatttatatatttttatggattatagtaataatagtattttttgtataaatgtatcatatacatatggCAAAAGTATATTAAGCAACTCCCCATTTAAGGTAATTTAGATAATTgccataaaataattatagcATGTTTAACGAAATATAATTGGTATGCAAAGAGTTTAAATAGATACAACAAATATTTacgtaatatatataaatattattatcccTCATAATCTCCAAATTATGACAAACTCAAGTGATTATCTTAAGGATCTggtatacaatttttaaataaaatattctatTCGCATGTGTTTTATATGTTGTATCGcccataaattatattaattttcatttgatgagcatttatattaatacggttttttgtttaattcataaaatatatttgtagtataatgatatttttGAGATCaataactatttttatgagAATCAGAAAAAAGATGGAAAAACATCTATAATAACTAAAAACCAAATCCACTA
This genomic stretch from Plasmodium vinckei vinckei genome assembly, chromosome: PVVCY_02 harbors:
- a CDS encoding PIR protein CIR protein; translated protein: MATPCSNFKNTYYDIYKINHYFWENDKGQLVANTKCKDLIHKYCHYGNHSGNDNCRDYLEMTSSSVIYLLKHLKDKYKLEYDKLAEYAILWLSYKLNKSKKNTFKNLNEFYTKYIEKNMCYDKKITNNDSMTYKEIINTKKDLMDMNIKEISKFNLPFNILFYLYYAIHDEYWDYTEYPKYAINFANKFEELSKNSNNIENSSYNNLLSTLSNDYNNLKNICNHGRCTNFPSLPKIEPKKNSVEDPVDISENLSAVSTEATSSSSSILNTVIPGLSTFSVIPVFLGVAYKYSLFGIDKLFQRQYLRKNFKKIKKKMKLNI